ACCGCGCAACGCCTCCAGGAGTTGGAGACCCTGAGGGCCACGGGTGCGGTCAGTGAGGACGAGTACGCCGCCAAACGACAGCAGATCATCGCCGACCTCTGATCGGGGCCCGACGGACGCGGACAGCCCGCACATGACCTGCCCGATCAGGCGGATTCCCATTCACCGGTATGGGCCAGGAACACGTTCTACTTCGGCTGTTAGCCTGTGGCCAGGCTCACTGAAAGGACCCTGGGATGGCGGCAGGTAACGCAACACTGGAAGGTCGGGTGGCGTTTGTCACCGGCGCTGCGCGCGGACAGGGACGCGCACACGCGGTGCGGTTGGCCAACGAAGGCGCCGACATCATCGCCATCGATGCGTGTCGCCCGATCGATGACACGATCACCTACCCGGCCGCGACGTCGGAGGATCTGGCCGAGACCGTCGCCGCCGTGGAGGCCGCGGGCCGCAAGGTCCTCGCCCGCGAGATCGACATCCGGGATCTGGCTGCCCAGCAGCAGGTGGTGGCGGACGGCGTCGAGCAGTTCGGCCGGCTCGACATCGTGGTGGCCAACGCCGGGGTGCTCAGCTGGGGCCGGTTGTGGGAGTTGAGCCCTGAGCAGTTCGACACCGTCATCGACGTCAACCTGAACGGTACGTGGCGCACCATCCGGGCCGCGGTGCCCGCCATGATCGAGGCCGGCAACGGCGGGTCGATCATCATCGTCAGCTCTTCGGCCGGTGTGAAGGCCACTCCGGGCAACGGTCACTACGCGGCCTCCAAGCACGGTCTGGTCGCCCTGACCAACACACTGGCGCTCGAGGTGGGTGAGTACGGCATCCGGGTCAACTCGATCCATCCCTACTCGATCGACACTCCGATGATCGAGCCGGAGGCGATGGCCGAGATCTTCTCCAAGTTCCCCAGCTTCCTGCACAGCTTCGCCCCGATGCCGTATCACAAGGTGACCGACGGCAAGAACGAGGGACTCGCGGCGTTCATGGCGCCCGAGGAGGTCGCCGACGTGGTGGCCTGGTTGGCCGGCGACGGGTCGGCCACCCTGTCGGGCAGCCAGATCGCCGTGGACCGCGGCGTGCTCAAGTACTGATCTTTCCGGCGCGCTCAGCCCGGCAGGACCAGGACCGGAACCGGGCTGTGCCGCAGGATCTTTGATCCGTGTGAGCCCAGGAAGACGCGAGCGACAGCGCCGCCGGGCGAGGTACCGATCGCCAGGATCTCACCCTCCAGCCAGTCGACGGCATCGAGGGCATCGCTCCAGTCGTTGCCGGTGACGACCTGCAGGTCTACCTCCTCACCGACGATCTTCTCGTCCTTCAACCGGATCAACGCTTGCTGGGCCTGTTTCGCCCACTCCTGCAGGATCGCGTCCTCGGCGTGCAGACCGACAGTCGACGGGTACATGTTGCGTCCGCGGACTGCGAAGGTGACCAGGCGCATCGGGGTGTTCAACCGCCGGCTCAGATCGGCGACCTGCTGCGCCACTGCGACTGCTTCGGGGGAACCGGGGTAGGCGCACGTGATGCGCGCCAGGGCACCGGCTTTCGGCCGCCGGTAGCCGCGCGGGCTGATCGCCAGTGGAACCGGGCAGCAGTGCAGCAGTCGCTCGGCGGTCGAGCCGACCACGACCTGTCCCAGTTGGCCCTCCGAAGCCGAGCCGAGCACGAGTATTTCTGCATCGAGCGCCACGACCGCCTCGAGCAGCCCGCCGGACACCGACCGGTGAGCGAATTTGTGGAAGCTGACGGCGAGACCATCGTCGAGCGCGGTCACGTGCTGCCGCGCCTGCTCGGCCGACGATGCCGCCAACTGTGCTGCGTATTCGGCATATTCGGCATCGACGCGGGCCGGTGACGGGTTCAGCCAAGGTCGCGGAACGACGGTGGCGACCGCGAGTGAGGTGTTGAGGGTACGGGCCGCGCCGACAGCGAGGTGCAGCGCAGACGCCCCTGCCTTGCCCGCCAGGTATCCGACGACGACGGTCATCAGGTCTCCTCGGCTCCGGGCGTGATCATCACGTCGTCCTCACCGGCCGCCGCGCCCGGGATGTAGCCGTCGCCCCCGTCGTTGAGGGCGCTGTGATGGCGGCTCCACAGGAGGTAGAAGACCAGGACGAAGGCGACCCAGATGCTGAACCACAGCCAGGTGATACGGGGCAGGCCGTAGAGCACGAACAGGCAGGCCATCACCGAAAGGACCGGTGTCACCGGGTAACCGGGGACCTTGAACGCCCTGGGCAGGTTCGGTTCGCGCACCCGCAGGATGATCACGCCGATCGACACCACGATGAATGCCACCAGGGTGCCGATCGACACCAGATCCCAGAGGTAGTCCAACGGCACCAGTCCGGCCAACGTGCCGGTCACCGCGGCCACGACGATGGTGTTGTTCACCGGGGTCATGGTGCGCGGGTTCACCTTTGCGAACATCGGAGGCAGCAGGCCGTCACGACCCATGGCGAACAGGATGCGGGTCTGGCCGTACATCACCACGAGGGTGACCGAGAAGATCGAGATGACGGCGCCCATGGCAAGCACCGTGCTGGCCCAGGTCTGGCCGTGCAGGATGTTGGTGAGCATCACCGACAGTCCGGCCTCGGCCTGTGCGTCGGAACCGAATTCGTCGGCGGATTGGGTGCCCAGGCCGGCGAAAGCGACCAGGATGTAGACGCTGGTGACGACGATCAGCGCGCCGAGAATCGCGCGCGGCATGGTCTTCTGCGGGTTCTTCACCTCGTCGCCCGCGGTGGACACCGCGTCCAGGCCGATGAAGGTGAAGAAGATGGTGCTGGCCGCCGCGGTGATACCGGTGAATCCCTTGTCCCAGAATCCCGCGAAGTGGTCTGTGGTGAACGCGGTGAGAGCGATGGCCACGAACATGCCGAGCACGCACAGTTTCAGGATCACCATGACCGTGTTGACGGCCGCGGACTCGCTGGCGCCGCGGATCAGCAGCAGCGCACACATGACGATCAGAATCGTGGCGGGCAGGTTGATCAGCCCTGGGTCGTCACCCCACGGGGCCGCGGACAGAGCGTGCGGTAACCGCCAGTGGAACACGTTCTCCAGCAGTTGGTTGAGATAGCCGCTCCAGCCGACCGCGGTGGCCGACATCGAGACACCGTATTCCAGCAGCAGGCAGGCCCCCACACCCATCGCGATGAACTCGCCCATGGTGGTGTAGGCGTAGGAGTATGTGGAACCCGAAACCGGCACTGTCGCGGCCATTTCGGCATAGCAGATGGCAGAAAGCCCGGCAGCGATCCCGGCCACCACGAACGACACCAGTACTGCGGGGCCGGCTTTGGGGACGGCCTGCTGCAGGACGATGAAGATCCCGGTGCCCACCGTGGCGCCCACGCCGAACAGTGTCAGCTGGAAAGTGCCGATGCTTCGGCGGAGATGGTCGGATGCGCCGTGGGCGACGGGAGCTCCGGTGACGGGCCTTCGCCGAAGCATCTGGCCGGCCAGGTTGTTGGCTGGGGCGGACATGGTGCCTCCTTGCTGCCGGTCAACCGATTATCGGCGCGCCTCGGCCAGGGTGTCGGCGAATCGGGCAACGGCCCAGTCGAGCTCGTCGGCTGTCACCACCAGCGGCGGAGCGAACCGCAGGGTCGATCCGTGCGTGTCCTTCACCAGCACGCCGCGTTCGGCCAAGGCCAGCCCGAACTGCTTGCCGGTGCCCAGGCTCGGGTCGATGTCCACTCCCGCCCACAGGCCGATGCCCCGCACGGCCGTCACGCCGTGCCCGATCAACGCGGTCAACCGCTCGTGTAGGTGGGCTCCGAGTTCGGTTGAGCGCAATTGGAACTCGCCCCGCCGCAGTATCTGCACCACGGTGGTGCCGATGGTCGCGGCCAACGGGTTGCCTCCGAAGGTGGAGCCGTGCTCGCCTGGGTGCAACACGCCCAGCACGTCGCGGTCGGCCACGACCGCCGACAGTGGCACCACGCCACCGCCCAGGGCCTTGCCGAGCAGGTACACATCGGGGACCACGCCCCAGTGCTCGCAGGCGAAGGTCCGCCCGGTGCGGGCCAGGCCGGATTGAATCTCGTCGGCGATCAGCAGCACGTTGTTGTCCGTACAGATGTCGCGGACGCGCGGCAGATAGCCGGCGGGCGGGACGATGATGCCCGCTTCTCCCTGGATCGGCTCGATCAGGACGGCGGCCGTGTTCGTGTCGATCGCGTCGGCCAGTGCATGAGGGTCCCCGAAGGGCACCGAGCGGAAGCCGGGGGTGTAGGGGCCGAAGCCGCGGCGTGCCGTCTCGTCATCGGAGAAGCTGATGATCGTGGTGGTGCGGCCGTGGAAGTTGTTGTGGGCCACCACGATATTGGACTCTGAAGCCGGGACGCCCTTGACGTCGGTGGCCCATTTGCGGGCCACCTTGATTCCGCTCTCGACCGCCTCGGCGCCGCTGTTCATCGGCAGGACCATGTCTTTTCCGCACAATTCGGCCAGTGCCTGGGCGAATGGGCCGAGCGCCTCGGAGTGAAATGCGCGGCTCACCAGGGTCAGCCGGTCCAGTTGGGCGTGGGCGGACGCGATGATCTCGGGGTTTCGGTGACCGAAGTTGACGGCGGAATAGGCGGCCAGGCAGTCGAGGTAGCGCCGGCCGGACACGTCGGTGATCCAGGCTCCCTCGGCGCTTTTCGCGACGACGGGCAACGGTGAATAGTTGTGGGCGACGTGGCGAGCGTCGAGCGCGATCGCGGTGGCGGTCGCAGGGTCTGAGGTGGCCTCGCTGTCCACACTGTCCAGGATGGTCATCGATAGCGCTCCAGGGTGCAGCATTTGACGGATCCACCGCCCTTGAGCAGTTCGGTGAGCTCGACGCCGACCGGCTCGAAACCGGCCCGGCGCAGTTGGTGTGCGAATCCCGTAGCGGCCGCCGGCATCACGACGTGCCGCCCGTCGGAAACCACGTTGAGGCCGAGGACATAGGCGTCGGCGGAGCTCACTTCGATCGCGTCGCCGAACAGGTGGGTCAGCCGCTTTCGGGAGTCGTCGCTGAAGGCCGGGGGATAGTAGGCGATCGTCGAATCGTCGAGCACGGCCAGCGCGGTGTCGAGGTGGTAGAAGCGCGGGTCGACGAGTTCCAGGCTGACCACGTGGAGGCCGGTGGCGTGCGCGATCTCGTCGTGGGCAAGGCGATCGGTGCGAAAACCATACCCGGCCAACAGGGTTGACCCGACCAGCAAGAGGTCGCCCTGGCCTTCGTTGACGTGGTCGGTGAACACGGTGCGATAGCCGGCTGCAGACATCCACTCGGCGTAGGCGGCGGCCTCGCCTGCGCGTTGTGGATAGGCGAAGCGCGCGACGACGGCAGTGTCTCCGAGCAGGAAGCCGCCGTTGGCGGCGTAGACCATGTCGGGTAGGCCGCTGCGCGGCGTCACGAGGTCGACGGTGTGACCAAGGTCGACATACACCTGGCGTAGTACTTCCCACTGCGTCAGCGCGAGCGTGGTGTCCACGGGCGTGGAGGTGTCCATCCATGGATTGATGGCGTATTCGACGGTGAAGTACTCCGGGGCGGTCATGGCGTAGTGGCGGGTGGTCGCGGTCCGTGCGGATGACTCTGCGGCCCGGGGTTCGGGCACAGCCTGGGGCATGACTTCCTCGAAAATCGTCATGAATCGACGATAGGAAGCAGGTGTGACGCAATCAATCGCTCTCTGTTGCGTCTAAGTCAGGGATATATTGCATGAACCATCGTATTGCGGCGGTTTGTTGCGTGGAGGTCGACATGGAGCGTCTGGACGACACCGACGAACGGATCCTCGCCGAACTCACCGAGAACGCCAGGGCGACATTCGCAGAGATCGGGCAGCGGGTGAATCTGTCGGCGCCGGCGGTCAAGCGCCGGGTCGATCGCATGGTGGCGGGCGGGGTGATCCGGGGATTCACGACCGTGGTCGACCGCAACGTCCTGGGCTGGCGCACCGAGGCGTACGTGCAGGTGTTCTGCCAGGGCACCATCGCCCCGGATCAGTTGCGGGCAGCCTGGATCGACATCCCCGAGGTGGTCAGCGCGGCCACGGTCACCGGCACCGCCGACGCCATCCTGCACGTGCTGGCCCGCGACATGCGCCATCTCGAGGAGGCGCTGGAACGCATCCGCTCAACTGCCCGCATCGA
The window above is part of the Mycolicibacterium fortuitum subsp. fortuitum genome. Proteins encoded here:
- a CDS encoding Lrp/AsnC family transcriptional regulator, with amino-acid sequence MERLDDTDERILAELTENARATFAEIGQRVNLSAPAVKRRVDRMVAGGVIRGFTTVVDRNVLGWRTEAYVQVFCQGTIAPDQLRAAWIDIPEVVSAATVTGTADAILHVLARDMRHLEEALERIRSTARIERSESIVVLTNVIDRGRS
- a CDS encoding universal stress protein, translating into MTVVVGYLAGKAGASALHLAVGAARTLNTSLAVATVVPRPWLNPSPARVDAEYAEYAAQLAASSAEQARQHVTALDDGLAVSFHKFAHRSVSGGLLEAVVALDAEILVLGSASEGQLGQVVVGSTAERLLHCCPVPLAISPRGYRRPKAGALARITCAYPGSPEAVAVAQQVADLSRRLNTPMRLVTFAVRGRNMYPSTVGLHAEDAILQEWAKQAQQALIRLKDEKIVGEEVDLQVVTGNDWSDALDAVDWLEGEILAIGTSPGGAVARVFLGSHGSKILRHSPVPVLVLPG
- the ddaH gene encoding dimethylargininase, translated to MTIFEEVMPQAVPEPRAAESSARTATTRHYAMTAPEYFTVEYAINPWMDTSTPVDTTLALTQWEVLRQVYVDLGHTVDLVTPRSGLPDMVYAANGGFLLGDTAVVARFAYPQRAGEAAAYAEWMSAAGYRTVFTDHVNEGQGDLLLVGSTLLAGYGFRTDRLAHDEIAHATGLHVVSLELVDPRFYHLDTALAVLDDSTIAYYPPAFSDDSRKRLTHLFGDAIEVSSADAYVLGLNVVSDGRHVVMPAAATGFAHQLRRAGFEPVGVELTELLKGGGSVKCCTLERYR
- a CDS encoding amino acid permease encodes the protein MSAPANNLAGQMLRRRPVTGAPVAHGASDHLRRSIGTFQLTLFGVGATVGTGIFIVLQQAVPKAGPAVLVSFVVAGIAAGLSAICYAEMAATVPVSGSTYSYAYTTMGEFIAMGVGACLLLEYGVSMSATAVGWSGYLNQLLENVFHWRLPHALSAAPWGDDPGLINLPATILIVMCALLLIRGASESAAVNTVMVILKLCVLGMFVAIALTAFTTDHFAGFWDKGFTGITAAASTIFFTFIGLDAVSTAGDEVKNPQKTMPRAILGALIVVTSVYILVAFAGLGTQSADEFGSDAQAEAGLSVMLTNILHGQTWASTVLAMGAVISIFSVTLVVMYGQTRILFAMGRDGLLPPMFAKVNPRTMTPVNNTIVVAAVTGTLAGLVPLDYLWDLVSIGTLVAFIVVSIGVIILRVREPNLPRAFKVPGYPVTPVLSVMACLFVLYGLPRITWLWFSIWVAFVLVFYLLWSRHHSALNDGGDGYIPGAAAGEDDVMITPGAEET
- the rocD gene encoding ornithine--oxo-acid transaminase, with the translated sequence MTILDSVDSEATSDPATATAIALDARHVAHNYSPLPVVAKSAEGAWITDVSGRRYLDCLAAYSAVNFGHRNPEIIASAHAQLDRLTLVSRAFHSEALGPFAQALAELCGKDMVLPMNSGAEAVESGIKVARKWATDVKGVPASESNIVVAHNNFHGRTTTIISFSDDETARRGFGPYTPGFRSVPFGDPHALADAIDTNTAAVLIEPIQGEAGIIVPPAGYLPRVRDICTDNNVLLIADEIQSGLARTGRTFACEHWGVVPDVYLLGKALGGGVVPLSAVVADRDVLGVLHPGEHGSTFGGNPLAATIGTTVVQILRRGEFQLRSTELGAHLHERLTALIGHGVTAVRGIGLWAGVDIDPSLGTGKQFGLALAERGVLVKDTHGSTLRFAPPLVVTADELDWAVARFADTLAEARR
- a CDS encoding mycofactocin-coupled SDR family oxidoreductase — encoded protein: MAAGNATLEGRVAFVTGAARGQGRAHAVRLANEGADIIAIDACRPIDDTITYPAATSEDLAETVAAVEAAGRKVLAREIDIRDLAAQQQVVADGVEQFGRLDIVVANAGVLSWGRLWELSPEQFDTVIDVNLNGTWRTIRAAVPAMIEAGNGGSIIIVSSSAGVKATPGNGHYAASKHGLVALTNTLALEVGEYGIRVNSIHPYSIDTPMIEPEAMAEIFSKFPSFLHSFAPMPYHKVTDGKNEGLAAFMAPEEVADVVAWLAGDGSATLSGSQIAVDRGVLKY